The following are encoded together in the Desulfococcus multivorans genome:
- a CDS encoding amino acid ABC transporter ATP-binding protein has protein sequence MIEFKKVNKWFGRHHVLKDIDFHVKAGETAVICGPSRSGKSTLIRCINQLERIKSGEIFVDDLPVHDKATNITRLRAEIGFVSQQFNLYPHMTVMENITIAPIKVKNVPRKTAEAIALDLLEKVGIHDRAGAYPAQLSGGQRQRVAIARGLAMQPKIMLFDEPTSALDPEMINEVLDVMRKLAAEGMTMAVVTHEMGFAREVASKVVFMDDGRIIETGTPTAFFTAPEDERTRSFLGKILKH, from the coding sequence ATGATTGAGTTCAAAAAGGTCAACAAATGGTTCGGACGGCACCACGTGCTGAAGGACATCGATTTTCATGTGAAAGCCGGGGAAACGGCGGTCATCTGCGGGCCCAGCAGATCCGGAAAGAGCACCCTCATCCGGTGCATCAACCAGTTGGAACGGATCAAGTCGGGTGAAATCTTCGTGGACGACCTGCCGGTCCACGACAAGGCCACCAACATCACAAGGCTCAGGGCCGAGATCGGCTTCGTCTCTCAGCAGTTCAACCTCTATCCCCATATGACGGTCATGGAGAACATCACCATCGCCCCCATCAAGGTCAAGAACGTTCCCAGGAAAACGGCCGAAGCCATCGCCCTGGACCTGCTGGAAAAGGTCGGCATCCATGACAGGGCGGGCGCCTATCCGGCGCAGTTATCCGGCGGACAGCGACAGCGCGTGGCCATCGCCCGGGGGTTGGCCATGCAGCCCAAAATCATGCTCTTTGACGAACCGACGTCGGCCCTGGACCCCGAGATGATCAACGAGGTTCTCGACGTTATGCGAAAGCTGGCTGCAGAGGGAATGACCATGGCCGTCGTGACCCACGAAATGGGGTTTGCCCGGGAGGTGGCGAGCAAGGTGGTGTTCATGGATGACGGCAGAATCATCGAAACCGGAACCCCCACGGCGTTTTTCACCGCACCGGAGGACGAGCGGACCCGCTCGTTTCTCGGCAAGATTCTCAAGCACTAG
- a CDS encoding TIGR01212 family radical SAM protein (This family includes YhcC from E. coli K-12, an uncharacterized radical SAM protein.), producing the protein MTALPYRDFNAYLRDRFGERVQKIIVDAGLDCPNRDGTVARGGCIYCNRRGSGTGNHAKGLSITEQIRVGSRFVARRYKARKFLIYFQSFSNTYAPVPVLRRLYDEALGAVPGIVGLSIGTRPDCVDKAVLDLLGDYGRRTLMWVEYGLQSAHDETLRRINRGHDVACFRRAAAETRRRGIRVCAHVILGLPGESRGEMMETAKALAEMGIDAVKIHLLYVVRGTALERMYRTGAYQCLTQSEYVDLVCEFLEHLPPKVVIQRLTGDPHPDELVAPDWARDRSTLNRIRETLTAAHRFQGGRYGG; encoded by the coding sequence ATGACGGCTTTGCCGTACAGGGATTTCAACGCCTATTTGAGAGATCGCTTCGGGGAGCGGGTCCAGAAGATTATCGTGGATGCCGGCCTCGACTGTCCCAATCGGGACGGCACGGTAGCCCGGGGCGGATGTATCTATTGCAACCGCCGGGGATCGGGCACCGGCAATCATGCCAAAGGGCTTTCCATCACCGAACAGATCCGGGTCGGCAGCCGATTCGTCGCCCGCCGCTACAAGGCCCGCAAGTTTCTGATCTACTTCCAGTCCTTTTCCAACACCTACGCGCCGGTGCCCGTGCTTCGGCGACTGTACGACGAGGCCCTCGGAGCCGTTCCCGGGATAGTGGGCCTCAGCATCGGCACGCGGCCGGACTGCGTGGACAAGGCGGTGCTGGATCTCCTCGGGGATTACGGCCGACGGACCCTGATGTGGGTGGAGTACGGTCTCCAATCGGCCCACGACGAGACCCTGCGGCGCATCAACCGGGGGCACGACGTCGCCTGTTTCCGGAGAGCGGCGGCCGAGACCCGGCGGCGGGGTATCCGCGTTTGCGCCCACGTCATATTGGGGCTGCCGGGGGAAAGCCGCGGAGAGATGATGGAAACGGCAAAGGCTCTGGCCGAGATGGGGATTGACGCAGTCAAAATCCACCTGCTTTACGTGGTCAGGGGGACGGCCCTGGAGCGCATGTACCGGACTGGGGCTTACCAATGCCTGACCCAGTCCGAATACGTAGACCTGGTCTGTGAATTTCTGGAGCATCTCCCCCCAAAGGTCGTCATCCAGCGTCTCACCGGCGATCCTCACCCGGATGAGCTTGTCGCCCCCGACTGGGCCCGCGACCGATCCACCCTGAACCGCATTCGTGAGACCCTGACCGCCGCCCATCGTTTCCAGGGGGGGCGATACGGCGGCTAG
- the qmoC gene encoding quinone-interacting membrane-bound oxidoreductase complex subunit QmoC, translating to MTDRYVVEPDVGFINEVIGLGGEDLKKCYQCATCAVACPISPDNKPFPRKEMIAASWGLKDKLVGNADIWLCHNCGDCSTLCPRGAKPGDVLGAIRAYAIQEYAQPKKLAELFNDPKKLPVLFAIPAVLFIVLGIIGNILGFHFLDFTPGGEEIVHAKFIHTTLVDIIMIPTFFAAIGIFAMGLKRLIADIHKDALETGKTTLQKIDPKGFAEALVRVIPGIFKHKKFTECGENTERATSHMMVFFGFLGLFIVTNIFFVVLYGFGIHGPYSQLNPVKWLANIAGVALIIGAALMIKDRTAKPDQVSAYKDWFIIGLALALGATGMLTQMTRLGGAAGLSYFIYFIHLLCIWVFFMCLPFSKFAHIIYRTVAMAYAEYTGRK from the coding sequence ATGACGGATAGATATGTGGTGGAGCCCGACGTCGGATTTATCAACGAGGTCATCGGGCTTGGTGGCGAAGATCTCAAGAAGTGTTATCAGTGTGCGACCTGTGCTGTGGCATGTCCGATTTCTCCGGACAATAAGCCCTTTCCCCGCAAAGAGATGATCGCGGCGTCCTGGGGGTTGAAGGACAAGCTGGTGGGGAATGCCGATATCTGGCTGTGCCACAACTGCGGCGACTGTTCGACCCTGTGCCCCAGAGGCGCCAAACCCGGTGACGTTCTGGGCGCCATTCGGGCCTATGCCATCCAGGAGTATGCCCAGCCCAAGAAGCTGGCCGAGCTTTTCAACGATCCCAAGAAATTGCCGGTGCTGTTCGCGATTCCCGCCGTTCTTTTCATCGTGCTCGGCATTATCGGCAACATCCTCGGCTTTCACTTCCTGGATTTCACGCCCGGGGGCGAGGAGATCGTGCATGCCAAATTCATTCATACCACATTGGTCGACATCATCATGATTCCGACCTTCTTCGCGGCCATCGGCATTTTTGCCATGGGCCTGAAACGCTTAATTGCCGACATCCACAAGGATGCGCTCGAAACCGGCAAGACGACCCTCCAGAAGATCGACCCCAAGGGTTTTGCGGAGGCGCTGGTCCGGGTCATTCCCGGGATATTCAAGCACAAGAAATTCACCGAGTGCGGCGAGAACACCGAACGGGCCACCTCTCACATGATGGTCTTCTTCGGTTTTCTGGGTCTGTTCATCGTGACGAACATCTTCTTTGTCGTCCTTTACGGCTTCGGGATCCATGGGCCCTATTCCCAGCTGAACCCGGTGAAATGGCTCGCCAACATTGCCGGCGTAGCCCTCATCATCGGCGCGGCGCTGATGATCAAGGACCGCACGGCCAAGCCGGACCAGGTTTCCGCCTATAAAGACTGGTTCATCATCGGCCTGGCCCTGGCCCTGGGCGCCACGGGCATGCTGACCCAGATGACCCGCCTGGGGGGCGCCGCCGGTCTCTCTTATTTCATCTATTTCATCCATCTGCTCTGCATCTGGGTGTTTTTCATGTGCCTGCCGTTCTCCAAGTTCGCCCACATCATCTACCGGACGGTGGCCATGGCCTACGCCGAATACACCGGCAGAAAATAA
- a CDS encoding FAD-dependent oxidoreductase yields MDKKYGVYICTGCGIGEALDVKSLCAVPEDEGLPVKTHPCFCGKEGVELLKKDIADGTNTLVLAACSRRVNFDTFRFDGCIVDRVNIREGVVWSHPRDQFPALTDEEKEDEDNFDRVQMMAEDYIRMGMARVEKVKLPEAYKQDNFSERILVIGGGITGISAAVDAAKAGYEVTVVEKESYLGGYAAKVRKQTPVGEPYDSLIPPIIQGRIDALEKHPNITVKTNTVVARIAGEPGDFTVTFKKPGEKIEFDVPYPLPDEMKVDESGKELDVETIHERYMEYNKGRKDILTLDPNGEKFGAVVLAAGWRPYKPADGEFANLGYGEIPDVVTNARFEELAAAGPVKRPSDGKPAKSVVFIQSPGGEAGDADFSYAGAVTSMVSLKQAKYVREDYEDGKAYVFYQHMRTPGLNENFYKSIQQDPGIFLTKGEVIQVSSNGDGLVIDADNTLLGENIRVKADMVVLGTGMVPATADDPVVNLAYRQGPAFRDIGLFNGYSDSNFICFPYETQRTGIYAAGAVRRSMTMEESIEDAAGAALKAIQCIRSTNRGVSVHPRSGDMTFPDFFFQRCTQCKRCTEECPFGALDDDAKGTPKPNPARCRRCGTCMGACPERIIGFADYNVDSIGSMVKSVKVPSEDDYSEPPFRVLGLVCENDAFPALDMAAINGLSYSADVRLIPVRCLGSVNVIWIKDALSQGMDGVFLLGCKHGDDYQCHFVKGSELAEIRMKKIGDALASLALEEERVAQFEIAIDQYDKVPEIINGFVESIEALGPNPFKGF; encoded by the coding sequence ATGGATAAAAAGTACGGTGTATATATCTGCACAGGTTGTGGAATCGGGGAAGCCCTGGATGTTAAATCACTCTGCGCTGTGCCGGAGGATGAAGGCTTGCCGGTCAAGACGCACCCCTGCTTCTGCGGCAAGGAGGGTGTCGAACTGCTCAAGAAGGACATTGCAGACGGTACCAACACCCTGGTCCTGGCGGCCTGTTCCCGCCGCGTCAATTTCGACACCTTCCGGTTCGACGGCTGCATCGTCGACCGGGTGAATATCAGGGAAGGGGTGGTCTGGTCCCATCCCCGGGATCAGTTTCCGGCCCTTACCGATGAAGAGAAGGAAGACGAGGACAATTTCGACCGCGTCCAGATGATGGCCGAGGATTATATTCGTATGGGGATGGCCCGGGTCGAAAAGGTCAAGCTTCCCGAGGCCTACAAGCAGGACAATTTCAGTGAGCGAATCCTCGTCATCGGCGGCGGCATCACCGGCATATCCGCTGCGGTGGACGCGGCCAAGGCCGGCTATGAGGTCACCGTCGTCGAAAAAGAATCCTACCTCGGCGGATATGCCGCCAAGGTCCGGAAACAGACCCCCGTAGGCGAGCCTTACGACAGCCTGATTCCCCCCATTATCCAGGGCAGGATCGATGCGCTTGAAAAACACCCCAACATCACGGTCAAGACCAACACCGTGGTGGCGCGCATCGCCGGGGAGCCCGGAGATTTCACGGTGACTTTCAAGAAGCCCGGCGAAAAGATCGAGTTCGACGTGCCTTATCCCCTTCCGGACGAGATGAAGGTCGACGAAAGCGGCAAGGAGCTCGACGTCGAAACGATTCATGAACGGTATATGGAATACAACAAGGGGCGGAAGGATATCCTGACCCTGGACCCCAACGGTGAGAAGTTCGGGGCCGTGGTGCTGGCCGCCGGATGGCGCCCCTACAAACCCGCCGACGGCGAGTTTGCCAATTTAGGGTATGGGGAGATCCCCGATGTCGTCACCAACGCCAGGTTCGAGGAGCTTGCCGCCGCAGGCCCTGTCAAGCGGCCTTCGGACGGTAAGCCCGCCAAGTCCGTCGTCTTCATTCAGAGCCCCGGCGGCGAGGCGGGCGACGCCGACTTCTCCTACGCCGGCGCCGTGACCAGCATGGTCTCCCTGAAACAGGCCAAGTATGTGCGCGAGGATTACGAGGACGGCAAGGCCTATGTGTTCTACCAGCACATGCGGACCCCCGGCCTCAACGAGAATTTCTACAAAAGCATCCAGCAGGATCCCGGCATCTTCCTCACCAAGGGTGAGGTCATCCAGGTCTCCAGTAACGGCGACGGCCTGGTCATCGATGCCGACAACACCCTCCTGGGGGAGAATATCCGGGTCAAGGCCGACATGGTCGTCCTGGGCACCGGCATGGTGCCGGCCACGGCCGATGATCCCGTCGTCAACCTCGCCTACCGTCAGGGACCGGCCTTCCGGGATATCGGGCTTTTCAACGGGTACTCCGACTCCAACTTCATCTGCTTTCCTTATGAAACCCAGCGAACCGGCATCTACGCCGCCGGCGCCGTCCGCCGCAGCATGACGATGGAAGAGTCCATCGAAGACGCCGCCGGCGCCGCGCTCAAGGCCATCCAGTGCATCCGGTCCACCAACCGCGGTGTGTCGGTTCACCCCCGCTCCGGCGACATGACCTTCCCGGACTTCTTCTTCCAGCGGTGTACCCAGTGCAAGCGCTGCACGGAAGAGTGTCCCTTCGGCGCTCTCGACGACGACGCCAAGGGAACGCCCAAGCCGAATCCCGCCCGATGCCGCCGCTGCGGCACCTGTATGGGGGCCTGCCCCGAGCGGATCATCGGATTTGCCGACTACAACGTCGACAGCATCGGTTCCATGGTCAAGTCCGTCAAGGTGCCATCGGAAGACGATTATTCCGAACCGCCCTTCAGGGTTCTCGGACTGGTCTGTGAAAACGACGCCTTCCCGGCCCTGGACATGGCGGCCATCAACGGCCTGTCCTACTCGGCCGACGTCCGGCTGATCCCCGTGCGCTGCCTCGGATCCGTCAACGTAATCTGGATCAAGGACGCCCTTTCCCAGGGCATGGACGGCGTTTTCCTCCTGGGGTGCAAGCATGGCGATGATTACCAGTGCCACTTTGTCAAGGGGAGCGAGCTGGCCGAAATCCGGATGAAGAAAATCGGCGACGCTCTCGCCAGCCTGGCCCTCGAGGAGGAGCGTGTGGCGCAGTTCGAGATCGCCATCGATCAATACGACAAGGTTCCGGAGATCATCAACGGTTTCGTGGAATCCATCGAAGCCCTGGGCCCGAACCCGTTCAAGGGATTCTAG
- a CDS encoding CoB--CoM heterodisulfide reductase iron-sulfur subunit A family protein, with product MTVDKQAPGSGSIMVVGGGISGLTTALEAAEVGYEVFIIEKNPYLGGRVAQLNQYFPKLCPPTCGLEINFRRIKDNPNIKVFTLAEVEKVSGNPGNYTVDVKLSPRYVNSNCTCCGECGKACETEVPNDFNFGMDRIKGAYLPHEMAFPARYVISPRIIGTEDAKKVKAACKYDAVELDMEAKTISLSVGSVVWATGWEPYDANRIDNLGFGRYPNIVTNMMIERLAAPNGPTKGKILRPSDDKAPESIAFVQCAGSRDENHLPYCSYICCMASLKQATYVRALYPDAKIYIFYIDIRSPGQRYEKFYNMVKADENVFFIKGKVAEVSEDPDTRNITVVAENAVTGEKIHQTVDMVVLATGMQPTAANIKLPADLKYNADGFIINDFEKGGMFGTGCAAKPFDVTSANQHATGTALKAIQTLVNK from the coding sequence ATGACGGTAGACAAACAAGCCCCTGGTAGCGGAAGCATTATGGTTGTTGGCGGTGGGATCAGTGGGTTAACGACGGCCCTCGAAGCTGCCGAAGTGGGGTATGAGGTATTCATCATCGAGAAGAACCCATACCTGGGCGGTCGAGTGGCGCAATTAAACCAGTATTTTCCCAAGCTATGTCCTCCGACCTGCGGACTCGAGATCAATTTCAGGCGGATCAAGGACAATCCGAACATCAAGGTGTTCACGCTGGCCGAGGTGGAAAAGGTGAGCGGCAATCCCGGAAACTACACCGTCGATGTAAAGCTGAGCCCCCGATACGTCAACAGCAACTGCACCTGCTGCGGGGAATGCGGCAAGGCCTGCGAGACCGAAGTCCCCAATGACTTCAATTTCGGGATGGATCGCATCAAGGGGGCTTATCTCCCCCATGAAATGGCGTTTCCGGCCAGGTACGTCATTTCGCCCAGGATCATCGGCACCGAAGATGCCAAAAAGGTCAAGGCCGCCTGCAAATATGATGCGGTGGAGCTGGATATGGAGGCGAAAACCATATCCCTCAGTGTCGGTTCCGTCGTGTGGGCCACGGGTTGGGAGCCTTACGATGCCAACCGGATCGACAACCTCGGGTTCGGTCGGTACCCGAACATCGTCACCAACATGATGATCGAACGCCTGGCGGCGCCCAACGGCCCCACCAAGGGCAAGATCCTGAGGCCCTCCGACGACAAGGCCCCCGAATCCATCGCCTTTGTCCAGTGTGCCGGCTCCCGGGACGAAAATCATCTTCCCTACTGTTCCTATATCTGCTGCATGGCCTCCCTGAAGCAGGCCACCTATGTCCGAGCCCTGTATCCCGACGCCAAAATCTACATCTTCTATATCGACATCCGTTCCCCGGGTCAGCGGTATGAAAAATTCTACAACATGGTCAAGGCGGACGAGAATGTCTTTTTTATCAAGGGTAAGGTCGCCGAAGTCAGCGAGGATCCCGACACCCGGAATATCACCGTTGTCGCGGAAAACGCCGTCACCGGCGAAAAAATTCATCAAACCGTCGACATGGTCGTGCTGGCCACGGGCATGCAGCCGACGGCCGCCAACATCAAGCTGCCGGCGGATCTGAAGTACAACGCGGACGGGTTCATCATCAACGATTTCGAAAAAGGCGGCATGTTCGGTACCGGTTGCGCAGCCAAGCCCTTTGACGTGACGTCGGCCAATCAACATGCCACCGGAACGGCACTGAAAGCGATTCAAACCCTGGTGAACAAATAA
- the aprA gene encoding adenylyl-sulfate reductase subunit alpha has protein sequence MALPNKPMGELKAVRDPEVDEREVDILIVGGGMAACGAAFEIKKWAGDKKVLLCDKAAMERSGAVAQGLSAINTYIGSNTPDDYVRMVRNDLMGLVREDLIFDLGCHVDDSVHLFEEWGLPIWKKTEDGKNLDGKKGQKMGTLKSGAAPVRTGKWQIMINGESYKRIVAEAAKLALGEDNIIERCFIVELLLDANEENRIAGAVGFSVRENKVYIIKANTMMVACGGAVNIYQPRSVGEGKGRAWYPVWNAGSTYTMCMKVGAELSMMENRFTPARFKDGYGPVGAWFLLFKAKTLNGLGEAFAGSAAAKSELEKYAPYGTAAITPTCLRNHLMLFEMKEGRGPIIMDTVTALAELGKTMDKKELKHLESEAWEDFLDMTCGQANLWCATNTEPEKKNSEVMPTEPYLLGSHSGCCGLWTSGPDFDWVPEAYKIKYKGKVYNRMTTVNGLFTSGDGVGCSGHKFSSGSHAEGRMAAKAMAKFVRDNADFKPTLKQSKEELVDLVYKPVRTFLDNCNYTTAIDINPAYIKPNGMMYRLMKATHEYGAGTATFYQTSSKMLEVVMDLLQTMREDCEKLAAGDLHELMRAWEIEHRIWTVEAHLRHIQFRKETRYPGFYYQADFPGQDDENWFCFVNSKYDPAKKEWDIFKKEYIKIIPD, from the coding sequence ATGGCATTACCGAACAAACCGATGGGAGAGCTTAAAGCGGTTAGGGATCCTGAAGTTGACGAGCGCGAAGTTGACATTCTGATCGTAGGCGGCGGTATGGCTGCTTGCGGCGCGGCCTTTGAAATCAAGAAATGGGCCGGCGACAAGAAGGTCCTTCTCTGCGACAAGGCCGCCATGGAAAGAAGCGGCGCCGTTGCCCAGGGCCTCTCGGCCATCAATACCTATATCGGCAGCAATACCCCTGACGACTATGTCCGGATGGTCCGTAACGACCTGATGGGCCTGGTTCGTGAAGACCTGATCTTCGACCTGGGCTGCCATGTCGACGACTCCGTGCATCTGTTCGAGGAATGGGGCCTGCCGATCTGGAAAAAGACCGAGGACGGAAAGAACCTCGACGGCAAGAAGGGCCAGAAGATGGGGACGCTGAAATCCGGCGCCGCCCCGGTCCGCACCGGTAAATGGCAGATCATGATCAACGGCGAATCCTACAAGAGAATCGTCGCCGAGGCCGCGAAGCTGGCTTTGGGTGAAGACAACATCATCGAACGCTGCTTCATCGTCGAGCTGCTGCTGGACGCCAATGAAGAAAACCGCATCGCCGGTGCCGTTGGCTTTTCCGTTCGCGAGAACAAGGTTTATATCATCAAGGCCAATACCATGATGGTCGCCTGCGGCGGCGCCGTCAACATCTACCAGCCCCGTTCGGTCGGCGAGGGCAAGGGCCGCGCCTGGTATCCCGTATGGAACGCCGGTTCCACCTACACCATGTGTATGAAGGTCGGCGCCGAACTGTCCATGATGGAAAACCGTTTCACCCCGGCCCGTTTTAAAGACGGCTACGGCCCGGTCGGTGCATGGTTCCTCCTGTTCAAGGCCAAAACCCTCAATGGTCTGGGCGAAGCCTTTGCCGGCAGCGCCGCCGCCAAGTCCGAGCTCGAGAAATACGCGCCTTACGGAACCGCCGCCATCACCCCGACCTGTCTGCGTAACCACCTGATGCTGTTCGAGATGAAGGAAGGCCGCGGCCCCATCATCATGGACACCGTCACCGCTCTGGCCGAACTCGGCAAGACCATGGACAAGAAGGAACTCAAGCACCTCGAGTCCGAAGCCTGGGAAGACTTCCTCGACATGACCTGCGGCCAGGCCAACCTCTGGTGCGCCACCAACACCGAGCCCGAGAAGAAGAACTCCGAGGTTATGCCCACCGAGCCTTACCTGCTGGGTTCCCATTCCGGCTGCTGCGGTCTCTGGACCTCCGGCCCCGATTTCGACTGGGTGCCGGAAGCCTACAAGATCAAATACAAGGGCAAGGTTTACAACCGTATGACCACCGTCAACGGTCTGTTCACCTCCGGTGACGGCGTCGGCTGCTCCGGCCATAAGTTCTCCTCCGGCTCCCACGCCGAGGGCCGCATGGCCGCCAAGGCCATGGCCAAGTTCGTGCGCGACAACGCCGACTTCAAACCGACCCTGAAACAGTCCAAGGAAGAGCTGGTCGACCTGGTCTACAAGCCGGTCCGCACCTTCCTGGACAACTGCAACTACACCACCGCCATCGACATCAACCCGGCATACATCAAGCCCAATGGAATGATGTACCGACTGATGAAGGCGACCCACGAGTACGGTGCCGGCACCGCGACCTTCTACCAGACCTCCAGCAAGATGCTGGAAGTGGTCATGGATCTGCTCCAGACCATGCGCGAGGACTGTGAGAAGCTGGCAGCGGGCGACCTCCACGAGCTCATGAGGGCCTGGGAGATCGAGCATCGTATCTGGACCGTCGAGGCTCACCTGCGTCACATCCAGTTCCGTAAAGAGACCCGTTACCCCGGCTTCTACTATCAGGCCGACTTCCCGGGTCAGGATGATGAAAACTGGTTCTGCTTCGTCAACTCCAAGTACGATCCGGCCAAGAAGGAATGGGATATCTTCAAGAAAGAATACATCAAGATCATTCCCGATTAA
- the aprB gene encoding adenylyl-sulfate reductase subunit beta, whose amino-acid sequence MPSFVIQEKCDGCKGGDKTACMYICPNDLMVLDPNAMKAYNQEPDQCWECFSCVKICPTQAIEVRGYADFVPLGSSIMPMMGTEDVMWTCKFRNGVIKRFKFPIRTTPEGAANAYADLKGKDLDSELLATEETDGVTLKKPIATV is encoded by the coding sequence ATGCCAAGTTTTGTAATTCAGGAAAAATGTGACGGCTGCAAGGGTGGAGATAAGACCGCGTGTATGTACATCTGCCCCAACGACCTGATGGTTCTCGATCCCAACGCAATGAAAGCCTACAATCAGGAGCCCGATCAGTGCTGGGAATGCTTCTCCTGCGTGAAAATCTGCCCGACTCAGGCCATCGAGGTCAGAGGCTATGCCGATTTCGTGCCCCTGGGAAGCTCCATTATGCCGATGATGGGTACCGAAGACGTCATGTGGACCTGTAAGTTCAGAAATGGTGTTATCAAACGCTTCAAATTCCCCATCCGTACCACTCCCGAAGGCGCCGCCAATGCATACGCCGACCTGAAGGGCAAGGATCTCGACAGCGAGCTGCTCGCCACCGAAGAGACGGACGGCGTCACCCTGAAGAAGCCGATCGCCACGGTCTAA
- a CDS encoding YkgJ family cysteine cluster protein, with amino-acid sequence MENEWIPLSPDDAFTFACRPGGVCFNDCCRDLNQFLTPYDILRLKNRLGLPSDVFLERYTVTHIGPETGLPVVVLRQDSASGMTCPFVSDKGCTVYADRPSSCRAYPLARLASRSRETGQITERYALIREPHCKGFREGERRTVRGWIEEQGLPVYNEMNDRLMEIIGLKARCHPQPLDVRERHLFHLAAYDLDAFRRQAVENDLLKDLASLPHGPAVADIDDETLLRFSLDWLKRTLFLQAGGGTS; translated from the coding sequence ATGGAAAATGAATGGATTCCACTGTCCCCGGACGACGCCTTCACCTTCGCCTGCAGGCCGGGGGGCGTCTGCTTCAACGACTGTTGCCGGGACCTCAACCAGTTTCTGACCCCCTATGACATCCTGAGGCTCAAAAACCGCCTCGGCCTCCCGTCCGATGTCTTCCTCGAACGATACACCGTCACACACATCGGTCCAGAAACCGGTCTTCCGGTCGTCGTTCTGCGCCAGGATTCCGCATCGGGCATGACCTGCCCCTTTGTCAGCGACAAGGGATGCACCGTTTACGCCGACCGCCCTTCCTCGTGTCGTGCCTATCCCCTGGCACGCCTCGCGTCCCGATCCCGGGAGACCGGACAAATAACGGAGCGGTATGCCCTCATCCGGGAGCCCCACTGCAAGGGCTTCCGGGAGGGAGAGCGTCGGACCGTTCGCGGGTGGATCGAGGAGCAGGGGCTGCCGGTCTACAACGAGATGAACGACCGCCTGATGGAAATTATCGGTCTCAAGGCCCGGTGCCACCCCCAGCCGCTGGATGTCCGGGAACGGCACCTCTTTCACCTGGCCGCCTACGATCTCGACGCCTTTCGCCGGCAGGCGGTCGAAAACGACCTGTTGAAGGATCTCGCCTCGCTTCCCCACGGGCCGGCCGTCGCCGACATCGACGACGAGACCCTGCTTCGCTTTTCCCTCGACTGGCTGAAGCGGACCCTTTTCCTTCAGGCGGGAGGCGGAACGTCATGA
- a CDS encoding SDR family NAD(P)-dependent oxidoreductase, protein MSLAGKTALVLGAVKGIGKGVGLALADAGVRLALTHYDWEESLDAMRRDFAASGADHLILRTNLLDTDTISEMVDRVIDRFGRLDILVNNIERGGWPIVHGAYTRDQWDLEMATTLRAKQWVFTAALPHLKASGDGVVVNISSIAGIVGRSGPTAYIFNEGYSAANRGISLLTETWARLGAPEVRVNEIMLGIFDTRHARETRGWGLLTEARKRAILDHTLLGRTGVVDDIAKAVIFILRDAPFMTGAVLRLDGGYVLGGEEVAPMPPGVV, encoded by the coding sequence ATGAGCCTGGCCGGGAAGACGGCGCTGGTGCTCGGCGCGGTCAAGGGCATCGGAAAAGGCGTGGGTCTGGCGCTGGCCGATGCCGGAGTCCGGCTGGCCCTGACTCATTACGACTGGGAAGAGAGCCTGGACGCCATGCGTCGGGATTTCGCCGCCTCGGGTGCCGACCACCTGATCCTCCGGACAAACCTTCTCGACACCGATACGATTTCCGAGATGGTGGACCGGGTGATCGACCGTTTCGGGCGGCTCGACATCCTCGTCAACAACATCGAGCGGGGCGGCTGGCCCATCGTTCACGGCGCCTACACCCGGGACCAGTGGGATCTGGAGATGGCCACGACCCTCCGGGCCAAGCAATGGGTTTTCACCGCGGCTCTCCCGCATCTCAAGGCCTCGGGCGACGGCGTCGTCGTCAACATCTCATCGATTGCGGGAATCGTCGGCAGGTCGGGCCCGACCGCCTATATCTTCAACGAAGGGTATTCCGCCGCCAACCGGGGCATCTCTCTTCTGACGGAGACCTGGGCCCGGCTCGGCGCCCCCGAGGTTCGGGTGAACGAGATCATGCTGGGCATCTTCGACACCCGACATGCCCGGGAAACCCGGGGATGGGGGCTGCTCACCGAAGCCCGGAAGCGGGCGATCCTCGACCACACCCTCCTGGGACGGACGGGTGTCGTCGACGACATCGCCAAAGCCGTGATCTTCATCCTCCGGGACGCCCCCTTCATGACCGGGGCCGTTCTTCGTCTCGACGGCGGATATGTGCTCGGCGGCGAGGAAGTCGCCCCCATGCCGCCCGGCGTGGTATGA